Within the Halorhabdus rudnickae genome, the region CTGGCTCAGCTCTGCAACTTCTTTATATAGGAAAAGTCGAACCATAGACTCAAATTCGAATGAGTCGCTCGTTGTGATATTGTATGCGTCGTGAACTTCCTCGAATGGGAGTGAGAGGTCCTCTATTACCCGGGAAATACTTTCATGGATGTCGAAGAGGTTAGCTGCCTGTGACACCAACCGATTTTCCAGCGACTGTGAATCCTCTTCAGTCATCTCTCGCGAGGACAAAAACCTGGCTTGTGTAGACAAGAAGAGCAAGCCGGACTCGTTGTGGCGGTTCAAGCCTGTCGCCTCTGAATTTCACCTCTACTTGCTTTCTCTGGAGTGACAGATAGTCATCTTGAGTAAGGGTAGTCTGGTTGTAGCGTGAAGGCTGCTGAAGGGTGTCTTTCGAGATCAAACTTGATCTCACCTCAGTCTCTGATTCAGGTTGTTTAGATAGCAAGTTAGTTCGTTACGACCTCGTGTTTGATTCGAACATCTGTTTTTCGTCCCTCGCCACATATAAACCTTCGCGAACAGATGTTTAGTTCGAACAATGAGCAGCGGCGAGTCCGACCCCCCTCTGAGAGACGCGAATACAGCTAACTTCCTGCAAAAGAAGGGAACAATGGAGATAATCGTCGAAATCGGGGAGTATGACTCTCGACGTCATACCGATCTTCGCAAGGAACTGCTATTGAGTTCCAGTACGATTCAGCAGCGACTCAACGAAGGGAAACAACAGGGGTTCTGGGAGCAGACGTTGGAAGAGCGTGGTGATGTTGCTGCAAAAGTCTACCAGCTCACCACGCTTGGGAACGAGATTTATCAGAAAGCAGTTTCGGTGAACTTGAATCAACTGTATCAATCAAAACGCGACATTATTCGCTCGATAGATAATCGAGAACGTCGTGTTATCGTTGATTCATCGCCACCTGATGCAGACTGGATATCTGATATAGATATGGAAGAACATGAACTGCATTCTGTTCAACAGTTTCTCCAACAATTTGGAGAGAATAATTCCTGATGGGACCCGTACCACTGCTGCGTTGTTGGAACAAGTCAATATTTCGTTGGTGAACCCAAATATAGATCCTATATAGAAATATTCTAAGCGAATACCCTATCCAGTCCTCCAACAAACCCCTAGTTTGGACTGAGTAGAACGCACACTATTAGCTACGATTGATATCTTGAGAGGCTCTAGTGGGTGATCTGAAAGAAACTACGCATATTGCTGATACGGTCCCGGTTCTCACTTCAGCAGTCGGTTTTGTACATTTCGCAAAAGGGGGGCCCACCCCTAGTTTGGAGTGAGGTTATATGATTGTGAACACTTTTTAGATTACTCTTCCAAAGTATGAGACCTACTGAGAATCGAAAGCTTACACAAATACTGAGTCCTCTGGGAGTTGCGCAGGTTTACGTCCACTTCAACGGGCACTCAAAGAAGGATACTAGAAATAGTAGTTTTCGATCAGGAGAATGGGTCGTAGTCGGGGAAGACGGTTTGCGCTTTCTGAACAACGCTATGTGGAGGCGATCTCGTGGGCTTGTTGTCGTGTGAGATATAATACCGGTCTGTATCGAGTTTTTGTATATGGTAGTTCTTTCCGTCAGGACCTTCAATAAGAACACGCACCTCCTGCTCTTCTACAGTGTTCGTTGTTTCAGGGCTCAGACGGTGAGAAAAGCCGGCTTGGTCGAAATATGGTTTCATCGTAGCTTGGACGTCGTCAGGGAAGATTCTACCACTGCTAACTAACGTATACCGCCCGCCCCGTGTGTTCCGCATCTCCGACTCCTGTATGATGGTGGCATGTTCGTAGTCGTCTTTGGTTTTCAGCAGCTCGTATCCTAGAGTCTCGTCATCATCGGTTTCTGAAGGTACAGTCTTGACGAACACCGATTTGATGGTCGCATTGGACATCGCTGAACCTCTTAGACCACATTTCCAAGCCGGTGAACATCAACCTTTGTACGGCAGTAACCTAAAGAGAGTGCGAGTCACACCACTGTCTCCATATTCTAGATTCTATCGCGGCTCAAGGATTATTGTGCTCGCAAGAGTCTAATTTCTCTTCCCATCCATTCTCCGAGTAGGCATCGTTATTTGATGCGATATCGTGTAGCTGTTTAGCGGAGTCCACTGACTTCAACCGCTGTTGGAGATACTTAGCACTCTCTGAGTTAAGGTAGTATTCTCCTTGAGATCGGACAGCGGTTCCATGCTTAAGAAGGTAAGATAACACGTTTGAGACTGTTTGATCAGCGATGTCGAGATCTGAAGCAATCTCTGACGGGGTGAAGCTACTTTTTCGATTGCGGACAAGAAAGCTAATCACCTCATACTTGTCGGTCTCCGGCTTCACTAGGAATGGTTCACCGTCTTTGTCTTCTCTCATAATTCAGAATAGTGGATGACTACTGATTTCCCGTCATATCTGGATTAGCGGTTTCTAAACGTATTCTACTGTTCCCTCAATCTCGAATTTGACGATGCAACTCTTTCCCTCACGCTCTTGGCCACTACACGAGACTTTATCTTTGAACTGGTTGTGGTTTTGACTTATGTGTTTTTCTACCTTCCAACCTACAGCTGCCTTCGTACCGCAAACCGGGCAGTTCACGTGACTTGGTAGATCAGATTTACCGTATCTCTTATACCTAAGACGATCGCCCACGGGCTTACTCATTTTAACTTCTACATCCAGTGACTTCAGGTTTGGATACTGGTCAGAAATTGAGTCAGCTTCTCCCGACGAGAAAAACGGCTGGAAGTCATCCGTCATAACTCGAAGGTACTCAGCACCCGCACTTAGAATTATCCTCGCAAAAGCCTCCAAGCAACACCTTGTGAGGTTGTTCAGAGGGTCCAGAACTGTTCGCCGCCGATCTTAAACGACGAAACACCGTCTAAATTCTGGAGACGCTGAGTAGCTTCCTCACGCTGAACTCCGTACACTTCCATCACTTCCGGAACGGCCACAGGCCCATACTCCGCAACGAAACCTTGCAGTTCCTGAGCCTCTTTCTCCTCGATTCCCTGGAACGTGAACTGGGTTTTGAAGTCCGAATACCGGATACGGCCACTCTTCGGAACGGGCTTCCCTTGGATCTCCATAAACGTGAACGGAAGCTCGCCGCGCTCACCGGTCTCCAACTCAATCTCGTCCAGATCCTCCTCAAACTTCCCCGAGTCCAAGCCCAGATCCAAGGCCAAGTCAATCAGGACGTTTCGGTCGTTGATGTCGCGGCCAGCTGCAACACCGCGACGCCACAGCGCCCTAATGTACTCCACGCCTCGGTACTGTTGGATAGCTGCCTCGAACGCCCGGTTGATCAATTCCGTCGACTCCGGAGGGTCATCATCCCAAAACGAAAGATCGACCGGCATACCCAACTCCTGACTGACTTCCGCCCATTCCTGCTTCGCCCGTACTGGATCGATTTTCCGTACAGGAGCCGGTTTGTAGAAGAGCTCAACCTTTTACCGTAGCACTCTTTGACACGCTTCATCACCGGTTGGACGCCCCAAGACATCGCGCTCAACGCATCGACTTCCTGAACTACAACCAAGACCTCATCTTCTTCCTCTTCATCGTTTTCGTCCTCCTCGTCGTCGGCATCCTCCAAGTCTTCGGATTCGTCGACATCGTCTTCCGGCTCCCTACCCGGATCTTCGAGATCCGGCTCCTCAACCTCTGGTGGTTCAGGTTGTAACTCTTCTTTGTCCTCACACTCCTCACCATGCTCGTTGTGTTCGGAACCGTCACTGTCTCCCGGATCGTTGACGCCTGTCGGGTCAGTAACGGAGCCAACCCAGCACTGGCACCAGTGCCGCCACCAGAAGCACCACCAGCACCCGCAGCGCCTGCTGCAGCACCAGCGGTACCAGCAGTGGCCCCAGCAACTCCTTCCCCGCCACTACTGGAACCGTTGTCTCCGCCATCCCCGTTGAAATCGTCTACACCGGTTTGCGTATGATCGTCAGTCGATCCTTCGTCCTGCGAATCATCACCCGACGAATCGTAGTCACCGCCGCTGTATGAACCCATAAATATGGCCATCGTTCAGTTGTCCTCCTTCCTGCCACTAAACTCGTTTACAGGCCTCTGCTCCTGGCCGTCATTGACCGACAGTTTAGCCTCTCTGGTTTCCTGAAACTCCGTCCACAGATCTTGCGACAATCCGTTCCCAGTAGAACAAGCGTCCGTCCACTGCCGAAGTCCAGTTGCGCCATGCACACGCGGCGCGAAATCCAACAAGTCATCCTTCGCAAGCCGCCCGATCAGGAAAACGTCCTCCATATCCAAGGCGGCAATTGAGTTCCTGACGTGGCTCCGAAGGACGTTGATCGCGTTTCCAGCGTCACCTCCGGTGTACTGAACCGCGTAAAACGCGAACTCCTCGTAATCGAAATCGTCGAACAATTCCCGGTATTCCACGAAGTGCTCGTACTTCCAGCCCTTGTTCGTCGGTATCAACCGTATATCCAGACTGTTTTCGATGACTAATTCTTGCAGGTTTCTCACGTACCCAGTGTACGCCCTAAGAGCGTATTCCTGAATCTCGTCTTCCATCCAATTGTAGCTGTAGACCACGTCCGGGACGTGTATCGCTGGTTGTGCCACCTCTAGCACGTCTAAAACATCTTGTCCCGTCCGCTCGTTCACGCCCTTGTCGTGTTCCGTGCCGAGAATCACCGGGATATGCCACGGCTCCAGTACCTGACTCAGGCCACCGTCTCGCTCTATAACCCCTTTGGCGTCAGAGAAGTTGATAATCACGTACACAACTTCCTGATTGCCTTCAAGCCATTCCTCGAACTCCTTGTCGGGAAGTTCGGCCCGAGGATGAACTCCTCTAATCGGCTCGTAAATACGGTGAGAATTAACCGCCCCGTGCAGTGTTTGTTAGTCTCTACCGAGACCTTGGGGTTCGGCGTGCGAACTCAATTTTTGCTCCTTGTCTCCGGTTGTGTTTTCAAGTGAGAGACATGCTACCATACGATATCTTTCTCCATATAACCACCGCCGTAAAACCGCTAGGCAGCCCTAGAAACACTCAATTTCAAGGGGTCTATGAAGAGGGCGTAATGATCTAGGATGTGATCGTCATAACACAGAATAATACCTAGCAGGTGGCCGGGTATTCTTACTACACGCAAGAAAATAATCCGACTATGGACGACACAATCTACGCACTCGGCCCGATCAAATGCCGTGAATGTGGGACAGAACTCGAAACCATCGAGGAAAGGCATTTGCAAAGCCAGAACTGCACCGGTGAAATAGAAGACGTCGAGAAATACCGAGCGAAGTACTCGGAAGCGCCGACACGCACCATCGAAATGCGAGACAAGATCGTCGATGGATTAAAAGACTGACCATACCATTGTCATTTCATATCTGGGACTCAGTGGACAACCACCTGTAACTTTGTAGAGCCTAGTCCTCACAGCGAAGAATAGCTGTTTTGCAAACTGGAAAACCCTATCACTGCAGCATGGGAAAGCACGCTGTTCGCGGTGGATCGGGTGTCATGAGCTGATGTATGAAGTCCCCTCGAATGATTTTCGGCAGTCCGTTCCCCGCTGATCATCTATAGGTTCGTACCACCATGTGTTAAATGCACGATCGAGTTCATTTACGACTCGCTGTGGGAGTTCTGTTATGATTGATACATTTGTTTCGAGAGAATTAAATGAGGTCCCGAGAACCCAGCCACGCAACCGATCACCGTTTGTGAGGATAAATCTATCATGCAGTGGGGTGCCTGATGGGCTACCATCGTCATCAAGAAGTCGGAGGAATTCAATACAACGTCCAGCAGTTCTCCATGATTGGAGTTTAGTTGTAAGTTGCTGTGTGTCGATCGGCTGCGAGGTGATTCCCCAGACTTCGGTATCCTCGTCAATTTCCTCTACAAAGTCAATGAGGTGGTCCTCATCAAGGTACGGATCAACCACCTTGACGATGGGACCGAATTCTGTTTGTATCGACGTTAAGGCTTGGGCTACAGTGAGTTCGTCTGCGTCGGTGCACCATCCACGAGACGTTTGTTGACTGCCGAATTCAATTCGGCGCTCATCCCAGATGTGCCGTCCGATGACTAAACTCATCCCTGGTTGATCTGTGGGTGCGTTATAGTGCAGTGCTGGAGGTCCAGACTCAGATTCCCTCTCCGATTCTGAACTCCCAACCTGAATGTTCGTCGTGATAATTCGCATCAGTGGGAGTTCAGTCCAGTCAATCGTTATTCCATCTTTCACGAGGCTAATACGGACTTCTGATGCACCCGGAGTCAAGAGATTCATTTCCTCCGTGTCGGCGAGATCAACAGTGAATTCTTCATCTGAAGTACTGACCTCTAGGGGAATTCCTGAGGAGCGATTCTGTGATTCTCTCTCGTCGTAGCTGAGTTGCTGTAAGTCATCGAAATGAACAGATCGAGACCAAATCGAATCTCCATACTCTCGCCATTCAGTCGTAACAAATAGAGATTCAGTACTCAGGAGATCGGAATCAATTTCCAGTTGTGGCGTATCGTCAGCAGTAAGTTTTATTCGCTGATCTTCTAAAACGAGGAGTATATTTCCCCGGTAATCTGGATGTTTATCCAAGTCAATACCTGAAAGTCCACTGATTTCATTATGGAGTTCGTCTTGGTCCTCTGTTGGACCGATCGGAACATTAGACTCCTTTACCCATCCCTCTACGCGAAGTGCTGATCTATCTGTTCCCCATCGATTTTGGTCGCCAGAATAGGTTCTTTCAACACGAAAATCTCCCCTCCGTGAGGATTGGTATTCTACATCACCTATTGCGGTTTCTGTTATCTGAGCTGGCCGGCTAAGTGAAGTTTCTTCCGGAGGCAAGTAGTCATCTACAGTATTGAGCGGACGCCTTTCACAGACTACGTAGTACCTGTCTTGTTGGTCCCGAATTTCTCTTTCCGGTATTGAACTGGTTGTCAGAAGAGAAAAGTAATGCTCCCAGCTATCTTCTGTATTCACCCACGCCTGTAAATACGACAACCTTGAGCCCGATTTAACGCGTTCTTCGACCCACTGCTGAATTTGGTTAGTCATTGGAAGGATACATTCAGTCAAGAAGCGTGAGACCACATATCCTTTCGGCCCAGTCAATCTTCACACTCCTTGCCTATTCTGACTTCGAACTTTTGGCACGGAAAGAGTTGATAGTCATCCAAGTGATGGTTTTAGCTGAGAA harbors:
- a CDS encoding DsbA family protein, with translation MPVDLSFWDDDPPESTELINRAFEAAIQQYRGVEYIRALWRRGVAAGRDINDRNVLIDLALDLGLDSGKFEEDLDEIELETGERGELPFTFMEIQGKPVPKSGRIRYSDFKTQFTFQGIEEKEAQELQGFVAEYGPVAVPEVMEVYGVQREEATQRLQNLDGVSSFKIGGEQFWTL